The Synechococcus sp. MU1617 genome window below encodes:
- a CDS encoding phosphatase PAP2 family protein, giving the protein MRRIELGLLVLALFGLGGITGLPAEAGQPTYCESNVGSPSDLKELKHGLLQGYLDPKTLPDSLKLLAPPPVPGSAAQALDEEIAKANFSHEGTARWSQAATDADLNFPAAASIFSCSLGIEISEERTPRLYTLLRRSLTDAGLASYKAKNHYQRSRPFMSNGESICTPDDENALRTDGSYPSGHTSVGWAWALILSEIAPNQQDQILQRGMDYGRSRNICNVHWHSDVQAGQLIGAATVAQLHANPVFRADLRAARKEVKAQQAANNSANSISCKREQAALQP; this is encoded by the coding sequence ATGCGTCGGATTGAACTGGGTCTTTTGGTGTTGGCGCTTTTCGGACTAGGAGGCATCACAGGTCTCCCGGCAGAAGCAGGACAACCCACCTACTGCGAATCCAACGTCGGATCACCAAGTGATCTGAAGGAGTTGAAACACGGTCTCCTGCAGGGCTACCTCGATCCGAAAACGCTTCCCGACTCCCTCAAACTGCTTGCTCCTCCACCGGTACCTGGATCAGCAGCACAGGCACTCGATGAAGAGATCGCCAAGGCCAATTTTTCACATGAAGGCACTGCACGCTGGAGCCAAGCAGCAACGGATGCCGATCTGAACTTTCCTGCCGCCGCATCGATCTTTTCCTGCAGTTTGGGCATCGAAATTTCAGAAGAACGCACACCGAGGCTTTACACGCTCCTGCGTCGATCACTCACCGATGCGGGATTGGCGTCTTACAAAGCCAAGAACCACTACCAGCGATCAAGGCCGTTCATGAGCAATGGGGAGTCGATCTGCACCCCTGATGATGAGAATGCTCTGCGAACCGACGGCTCCTACCCATCTGGTCACACCTCTGTGGGCTGGGCCTGGGCTCTGATCCTCAGTGAGATTGCCCCCAACCAACAGGATCAAATCCTCCAACGGGGAATGGATTACGGAAGGAGCCGAAACATCTGCAACGTTCACTGGCACAGCGACGTTCAAGCGGGGCAGCTCATTGGCGCAGCAACGGTGGCACAACTGCATGCCAACCCCGTGTTCCGTGCTGATCTGCGGGCAGCACGCAAAGAAGTGAAGGCGCAGCAAGCCGCCAACAACAGTGCGAACTCGATCAGCTGCAAGCGGGAGCAAGCGGCATTACAGCCCTAA
- a CDS encoding YegS/Rv2252/BmrU family lipid kinase: MPSNIVLNADPDVCPAMGTWITNNTQLLSGFSLLIAEDVIEELTLRHELGGLSIIPCRAIRDGGDISMAAKVLEGEISGLIHFPAPPEQMSRDVLAEPLVRAALLCDLPIALNPATASALLQGVKRSRRGYLIFNPIAGQGDPEVELAEIRSYLEPQFMLQVWKTQPDLDPADQAKELIKEIKAFEKEGEGESIIIASGGDGTVGAVASALQGSDIPLGIIPRGTANAFSVALGIPTGVKAACTNLLLGNLRRVDVAVCNDRPMILLAGLGFEAGMVDKASRELKNILGPMAYIFSGARQLVDQQPFQATMQIDGNEYQLDTSAITVANAAPATSVMAQGFGEVIPDDGLLEVIVATPKDRIGGFSVLSSLAWSAIKSSNANHSNIACFRTKQIQIKLNDVQKLVIDGEVLDAQTVTVSVNPQALQVVAPIPLKF, encoded by the coding sequence ATGCCCTCCAACATTGTCTTGAATGCCGATCCAGATGTTTGCCCCGCCATGGGGACCTGGATCACCAATAACACCCAGCTGCTCTCGGGTTTTTCTCTTCTCATCGCCGAAGACGTGATCGAGGAGCTCACCCTGCGCCATGAATTAGGTGGGCTTTCGATCATTCCCTGTCGTGCCATTCGTGACGGTGGGGATATCAGCATGGCCGCCAAGGTCCTCGAAGGAGAGATCAGTGGCCTGATCCATTTCCCTGCTCCACCTGAACAAATGAGCAGGGATGTGCTCGCCGAACCACTGGTACGAGCGGCCCTGCTCTGCGACTTACCGATCGCACTGAATCCAGCCACGGCATCCGCCCTGTTGCAGGGCGTGAAACGGAGTCGGCGGGGTTATCTGATTTTCAATCCAATCGCCGGACAAGGGGATCCTGAGGTAGAACTCGCAGAGATTCGTAGCTATCTCGAACCGCAGTTCATGCTGCAGGTTTGGAAAACCCAGCCTGACCTTGATCCTGCAGACCAAGCCAAAGAATTGATCAAGGAGATCAAAGCATTCGAGAAAGAAGGAGAGGGCGAGTCGATCATCATTGCCTCGGGAGGGGACGGAACCGTTGGAGCTGTTGCCAGTGCCCTGCAGGGCAGTGATATTCCACTGGGCATCATTCCCCGCGGCACAGCCAACGCATTTTCCGTTGCCCTGGGTATCCCCACAGGAGTGAAGGCCGCCTGCACCAATTTGCTTCTGGGCAATCTGCGACGTGTCGATGTCGCCGTTTGCAACGACCGACCCATGATCCTTCTCGCTGGCCTTGGCTTTGAAGCGGGGATGGTGGATAAAGCCAGTCGTGAACTGAAAAACATCCTTGGCCCCATGGCCTACATCTTTTCTGGTGCCAGGCAGCTGGTGGACCAACAACCATTCCAAGCCACCATGCAAATCGATGGCAACGAATACCAGCTGGATACGAGCGCCATCACCGTGGCCAATGCTGCACCAGCCACCTCCGTGATGGCCCAGGGGTTCGGGGAAGTGATTCCCGATGATGGGCTTCTTGAAGTGATTGTGGCCACCCCCAAAGACCGCATTGGTGGTTTTTCGGTGCTATCCAGCCTCGCCTGGTCGGCTATTAAAAGCAGCAATGCCAACCACAGCAACATTGCCTGTTTTCGAACCAAGCAGATTCAAATCAAGTTGAATGACGTTCAGAAACTGGTGATTGATGGCGAAGTGCTTGATGCACAAACGGTCACGGTGAGCGTGAACCCTCAAGCCTTGCAAGTGGTGGCACCCATCCCACTGAAATTTTGA
- a CDS encoding metallophosphoesterase, whose product MRKRVRWQHPELMRRGIDQTRLVINNANGNPAAHDAFHFLVLGDSGTGRHRHHSPPRRIAERLLPHKTDAAFLLHTGDVVYLIGAADQYRDNFLKPYREWLQHSEKWQTISHEGLVFNQPFLPVPGNHDYYDLSIPVALLAGLTLPLRRHLQWMHDIDAGWRGSRQGETYARAFLDVLADIPLAHLGDHLDKHYDVSWNGKRCLRYQPGINTRLPNRYYRFRHAGVDVFAIDSNTLLTTSNPSTNSVKCRQELRSLEQQQATLYRDLANSNLSEEKRDALLDELETLQEECFDLQRHFRPSASVDHEQLTWLKEGLIASHRDPDARGRILTMHHPAYVTEKTKWNQADTQAVRNHLRDVFDEVASSLGDSLSSPLVDLVLSGHAHCLEVLRTHETGHADREINWVICGGSGYGLRMQRREGAELIEEDNAGNSSVIASNNLFIGRNWNGCAEGDAYSGMRVDIAEGRPLTMTLRPLVSSRTSKGWVDAEPGPITLGR is encoded by the coding sequence ATGCGCAAGCGCGTGCGCTGGCAGCATCCGGAACTGATGCGTCGCGGGATCGATCAAACCCGACTCGTGATTAACAACGCCAATGGCAACCCCGCTGCGCACGATGCCTTTCACTTCCTCGTGCTTGGCGACAGTGGCACGGGTCGTCATCGGCACCACAGCCCACCCCGTCGCATTGCCGAACGTCTTCTGCCCCACAAAACAGACGCTGCCTTTCTGCTTCACACCGGAGACGTGGTGTATCTGATTGGGGCTGCTGATCAGTACCGCGACAACTTTCTGAAGCCCTACAGGGAATGGCTCCAGCACAGTGAGAAATGGCAAACCATCAGCCACGAGGGACTGGTCTTCAATCAACCCTTCCTTCCGGTTCCGGGAAATCACGACTACTACGACCTCTCAATTCCCGTGGCATTGCTCGCAGGTCTCACCCTGCCATTGCGACGGCATCTGCAATGGATGCACGACATCGACGCTGGTTGGCGCGGCTCACGGCAGGGTGAAACCTATGCCCGCGCCTTCCTTGATGTTCTCGCTGACATCCCCTTAGCCCATCTCGGCGATCACCTGGATAAGCACTACGACGTTTCGTGGAACGGGAAGCGATGCCTGCGCTACCAACCCGGCATCAACACTCGACTACCCAACCGCTACTACCGCTTCCGGCATGCCGGTGTTGACGTGTTTGCAATCGATTCGAACACACTGTTGACAACATCCAACCCGTCAACAAATAGCGTTAAGTGTCGGCAAGAGCTTCGCAGTCTTGAACAACAACAGGCCACTCTCTACAGAGATTTGGCGAACAGCAATCTCAGTGAAGAGAAGCGCGATGCGCTCCTCGATGAACTTGAAACGCTGCAGGAGGAATGCTTCGATCTTCAACGCCATTTCAGGCCCAGTGCGTCGGTTGATCACGAGCAACTGACCTGGCTTAAGGAAGGGCTGATCGCATCGCATCGTGATCCCGATGCACGCGGACGCATCTTGACGATGCATCACCCCGCTTATGTCACAGAAAAAACCAAATGGAATCAGGCCGATACACAGGCGGTTCGCAACCACCTAAGGGATGTCTTCGACGAGGTTGCGTCATCTCTTGGGGACAGCCTCAGTTCGCCACTTGTGGATCTTGTACTCAGTGGCCATGCCCACTGTTTGGAGGTGCTGCGCACCCATGAAACCGGACATGCTGATCGCGAGATCAACTGGGTGATCTGCGGAGGAAGCGGCTATGGGCTCCGCATGCAACGGCGTGAGGGGGCTGAGCTGATCGAAGAGGACAACGCAGGAAACAGCAGCGTGATCGCCAGCAACAATCTCTTCATCGGACGCAACTGGAATGGCTGCGCTGAAGGAGATGCCTACAGCGGCATGCGCGTTGACATTGCTGAAGGGAGGCCACTCACCATGACCTTGAGACCGTTGGTGTCATCCCGAACCAGCAAAGGATGGGTTGATGCAGAACCTGGACCAATCACTCTGGGGCGATAA